The Deltaproteobacteria bacterium genome contains a region encoding:
- a CDS encoding type II toxin-antitoxin system RelE/ParE family toxin: FMKLNAIDAAIEIQDLRFPPSNRLDVLKGNRKGQWSIRINNQWRICFKWLGGHAEDVAIEDYH, translated from the coding sequence TTCATGAAACTGAACGCCATTGATGCGGCCATTGAGATTCAGGATTTACGGTTTCCGCCCTCAAATCGGCTGGATGTTTTAAAAGGGAATCGTAAAGGACAATGGAGTATCCGCATTAACAATCAATGGCGAATCTGTTTTAAGTGGTTAGGCGGACATGCAGAAGATGTAGCAATAGAGGATTATCATTAG